A single window of Leishmania infantum JPCM5 genome chromosome 35 DNA harbors:
- a CDS encoding COP-coated vesicle membrane protein gp25L precursor produces MARRGSTSLAAASTAALLVLVLSSTVNGFVFQLESGKSRCFLQEVASGTDLRIVYKADDTYGDFLDVVLTNANGNTLYRELGKSSGAFLERITNGGEHSLCFTSRQGAQSAKMTRSLLLVMQLGADAKDYDTMATKEKMRPMEVQMRMMEDTVQEVHNEFVYFRAREAEMRNTNEHMTAKVMWMSVALIILFGVFWYLQMRHLKRYFKKKRMID; encoded by the coding sequence ATGGCGCGTCGTGGCTCTACGTCTCTTGCAGCGGCCTCGacagccgcgctgctggtgctggtgcttaGTTCTACTGTGAATGGTTTTGTGTTTCAACTTGAGTCTGGCAAATCACGCTGCTTCTTACAGGAGGTGGCGAGTGGCACCGACTTGCGAATTGTGTACAAGGCGGATGACACCTATGGTGATTTTCTCGACGTTGTGCTCACCAACGCGAATGGCAATACACTCTACAGGGAGTTGGGCAAGAGTAGCGGCGCTTTCCTGGAGCGCATCACCAACGGTGGTGAGCACTCCCTGTGCTTTACCTCACGCCAAGGAGCGCAGAGCGCGAAAATGACGCGAAGCCTGTTGCTGGTGATGCAATTGGGCGCGGATGCGAAAGACTACGACACCATGGCGACGAAGGAGAAGATGCGGCCGATGGAGGTGCAGATGCGCATGATGGAGGATACGGTTCAGGAGGTTCACAACGAGTTCGTCTACTTCCGCGCCCGCGAGGCAGAGATGCGTAACACGAATGAGCACATGACGGCCAAGGTGATGTGGATGTCGGTCGCCCTCATCATCCTCTTTGGCGTCTTTTGGTATCTGCAGATGCGTCACCTAAAGCGCTACTTcaagaagaagcgcatgATCGATTAG